One part of the Methylobacterium mesophilicum SR1.6/6 genome encodes these proteins:
- the tolB gene encoding Tol-Pal system beta propeller repeat protein TolB produces the protein MQNVSFVGRLPTSFAARLIAVFALLTAFLAGPAQAQLQLRIGGGNFQPMPIAIADFGGDPSLAGLVSGVVTNNLRRSGYFTPLDHARFPEQPNFDAAPNFEKWRATGVQGLVTGRVVREAGRVKVEFRLWDVTSGQQMTGQQYGTDAANVRRTGHLISDAVYTKITGLGPWFDSRIAFVDETGPKENRRKRLMVMDQDGANVRAITNGEMSIVAPRYSPATQDIAFMAQATGHQPRVQMINLETGARQALGNVDSMSASPRFSPDGRKIVMSVQQGGNADIVTMDIASKAQRSITNGMAIDTSPTYSPDGSQIAFESDRGGSQQVYVMGADGSNPHRITFGAGSASQPAFSPRGDLIAYTRQRNGGFAICVSKPDGSGERVLTEGFHNEGPTFAPNGQYVLFFRDPGGQGGGKLFMVDITGKVEQPVPTPAYASDPTWSPLLAGR, from the coding sequence ATGCAGAACGTCTCATTCGTCGGGCGCCTCCCGACGTCCTTCGCCGCGCGCCTGATCGCGGTCTTCGCCCTGCTGACGGCTTTCCTGGCGGGGCCGGCCCAGGCGCAGCTGCAGCTGCGCATCGGCGGCGGCAACTTCCAGCCGATGCCGATCGCCATCGCGGATTTCGGCGGCGATCCGAGCCTCGCCGGCCTCGTCTCCGGCGTGGTCACCAACAACCTGCGCCGCTCAGGGTATTTCACGCCCCTCGACCACGCCCGCTTCCCGGAGCAGCCGAACTTCGACGCGGCTCCCAACTTCGAGAAGTGGCGCGCCACGGGCGTCCAGGGCCTCGTTACCGGCCGCGTCGTCCGGGAGGCCGGCCGCGTCAAGGTCGAGTTCCGGCTCTGGGACGTGACCTCCGGCCAGCAGATGACCGGCCAGCAATACGGCACCGACGCCGCCAACGTCCGGCGCACCGGCCACCTGATCTCGGACGCCGTCTACACCAAGATCACCGGCCTCGGCCCCTGGTTCGACAGCCGCATCGCCTTCGTGGACGAGACCGGCCCGAAGGAGAACCGCCGCAAGCGCCTGATGGTGATGGATCAGGACGGCGCCAACGTTCGGGCGATCACCAACGGCGAGATGTCGATCGTCGCGCCGCGCTACTCGCCGGCGACCCAGGACATTGCCTTCATGGCGCAGGCCACCGGCCACCAGCCGCGTGTGCAGATGATCAACCTGGAGACCGGCGCGCGTCAGGCCCTCGGCAACGTCGATTCCATGAGCGCCAGCCCCCGCTTCTCGCCGGACGGACGCAAGATCGTCATGAGCGTGCAGCAGGGCGGCAACGCCGACATCGTGACGATGGACATCGCCTCGAAGGCCCAGCGCTCGATCACCAACGGCATGGCCATCGACACGTCTCCGACCTATTCGCCGGACGGATCGCAGATCGCGTTCGAGTCGGATCGGGGCGGCTCGCAGCAGGTCTACGTGATGGGCGCGGACGGCTCTAACCCGCACCGCATCACCTTCGGTGCCGGCTCGGCCTCGCAGCCGGCCTTCTCGCCCCGCGGCGACCTGATCGCCTACACGCGTCAGCGCAACGGCGGCTTCGCCATCTGCGTGTCGAAGCCCGACGGTTCCGGCGAGCGCGTCCTGACCGAGGGCTTCCACAACGAGGGCCCGACCTTCGCGCCGAACGGCCAGTACGTGCTGTTCTTCCGCGATCCGGGCGGCCAGGGCGGCGGCAAGCTGTTCATGGTCGACATCACCGGCAAGGTCGAGCAGCCGGTCCCGACGCCCGCCTACGCGTCGGACCCGACCTGGTCGCCGCTCCTCGCGGGGCGCTGA
- the tolA gene encoding cell envelope integrity protein TolA, producing the protein MEFRFDRQEPGVWISAGTHVALLALALFSVAAPALPEAQEGVPVEVITENQFSEITKGERQADKPMPNAQSRADRQAEKVEDREPENAKTDAPTAPTRTAEMKLANAEEMPLRSEPDPQETAKAAKAAQEKRDAEKAAEKAAEKAAKAAAEKAAADKAAKAEAKAKAEAAAAKAEAEKREQLEKLIEKQEAEAEAAQKAAAKAKAEAAKEAAKKAADAKAKAEAEAERQKEIAEAKAEAEREKAEAAAKAKAEAAKAEAAAKAEAAAKAKAKAMADAKAKADGEAKARKQAELADKFNAGDIRSMLASKAPSQSTGATGHAVQKVAALGAATGTAQRLSPSLRDALVGLLQQQIERCYSAPPGATQGVVLPVLDIRLNPNGSLSTEPRIMRGGSSSVDQSIAQAALRAVRRCAPYNIPATYAPYYNDWKAINAEFEFTAT; encoded by the coding sequence GTGGAGTTCCGCTTCGACCGCCAGGAACCGGGTGTCTGGATCTCCGCCGGGACCCATGTGGCGCTCCTCGCGCTGGCGCTGTTCAGCGTCGCCGCCCCTGCCCTGCCCGAGGCGCAGGAGGGCGTGCCCGTCGAGGTGATCACCGAGAACCAGTTCTCCGAGATCACCAAGGGTGAGCGTCAGGCCGACAAGCCGATGCCGAACGCCCAATCGCGAGCTGATCGCCAGGCCGAGAAGGTCGAGGATCGCGAGCCCGAGAACGCCAAGACCGACGCGCCGACGGCCCCGACCCGGACCGCCGAGATGAAGCTCGCCAACGCGGAGGAGATGCCGCTCCGCAGCGAGCCGGATCCGCAAGAGACCGCCAAGGCCGCCAAGGCAGCGCAGGAGAAGCGCGACGCCGAGAAGGCAGCTGAGAAGGCCGCCGAGAAAGCCGCCAAGGCCGCGGCCGAGAAGGCTGCGGCCGACAAGGCGGCCAAGGCTGAGGCGAAGGCCAAGGCCGAGGCGGCCGCCGCCAAGGCGGAGGCCGAGAAGCGCGAGCAGCTGGAGAAGCTGATCGAGAAGCAGGAAGCCGAGGCCGAAGCCGCCCAGAAAGCCGCCGCCAAGGCGAAGGCCGAGGCGGCCAAGGAGGCGGCCAAGAAGGCGGCCGATGCCAAGGCTAAGGCCGAGGCGGAAGCCGAGCGCCAGAAGGAAATCGCCGAGGCGAAGGCCGAGGCCGAGCGCGAGAAGGCGGAGGCCGCCGCGAAGGCCAAGGCCGAGGCCGCCAAAGCAGAGGCTGCTGCCAAAGCGGAAGCCGCCGCCAAGGCAAAGGCCAAGGCGATGGCGGACGCGAAGGCCAAGGCCGACGGTGAGGCCAAGGCGCGGAAGCAGGCGGAACTCGCCGACAAGTTCAACGCGGGCGACATCCGCTCCATGCTCGCCTCGAAGGCACCGTCGCAATCGACCGGAGCCACCGGCCACGCGGTGCAGAAGGTGGCGGCGCTCGGTGCCGCGACCGGCACGGCGCAGCGCCTGTCGCCGTCCCTGCGCGACGCGCTCGTCGGCCTGCTCCAGCAGCAGATCGAGCGCTGCTACTCGGCACCCCCTGGTGCGACCCAGGGCGTGGTTCTGCCCGTCCTCGACATCCGGCTGAACCCGAACGGCTCGCTGAGCACGGAGCCGCGGATCATGCGCGGCGGGTCGAGCTCCGTGGATCAGTCGATCGCGCAGGCCGCGCTCCGGGCGGTCCGCCGCTGTGCGCCGTACAACATCCCGGCCACCTACGCGCCGTATTACAATGACTGGAAGGCCATCAACGCGGAGTTCGAGTTCACGGCGACCTGA
- a CDS encoding ExbD/TolR family protein — MGMAAGASQGGKRRRRRGRRSGAINEINMTPFIDVVLVLLIIFMVAAPMMTVGVPLDLPQSKASPLNSDVKPITLSIRQTGQIFLGEDELTDDTIVPKLMETAKTGTEERVFVRGDKRVDYGRVAQVMAIVTGGGFKKVALVTEPEHQ; from the coding sequence ATGGGTATGGCAGCGGGCGCGTCCCAGGGTGGCAAGCGCCGCCGGCGCAGGGGCAGGCGCAGCGGCGCCATCAACGAGATCAACATGACGCCGTTCATCGACGTCGTGCTGGTGCTCCTGATCATCTTCATGGTGGCCGCGCCGATGATGACCGTGGGTGTGCCCCTCGACCTGCCGCAGTCGAAGGCCTCGCCGCTCAATTCCGACGTGAAGCCCATCACCCTGTCAATCCGCCAGACCGGCCAGATCTTCCTGGGCGAGGATGAGCTCACCGACGACACGATCGTGCCGAAGCTCATGGAGACCGCCAAGACCGGGACCGAGGAGCGCGTCTTCGTGCGCGGCGACAAGCGGGTCGATTACGGCCGGGTGGCGCAGGTGATGGCAATCGTGACCGGCGGCGGCTTCAAGAAGGTCGCCCTCGTGACCGAGCCTGAGCATCAGTAG
- the tolQ gene encoding protein TolQ, producing MNPADAMQAAPVADMTLLGLFLQAHFVVKIVMVGLLSASIWCWSIIVDKTLLFRRTKAEMDAFEDAFWSGRSLEELFRSFNDRPATGLAAVFVAAMREWKRSFEGSGRQIQSLSQRIEKQLDVTIHREVERLESRLLFLASIGSAGPYIGLFGTVWGIMTAFTSIAASKNTSLAVVAPGIAEALFATAIGLFAAIPAVLAYNKLQAEVAKAQSRLEGFADEFSAILSRQIDERLPLAA from the coding sequence ATGAACCCAGCCGACGCGATGCAGGCCGCGCCTGTCGCCGACATGACGCTGCTCGGCCTGTTCCTGCAGGCCCACTTCGTCGTCAAGATCGTGATGGTCGGGCTGCTCAGCGCCTCGATCTGGTGCTGGTCGATCATCGTCGACAAGACGCTGCTGTTCCGCCGGACCAAGGCCGAGATGGACGCGTTCGAGGACGCGTTCTGGTCCGGTCGCTCTCTGGAAGAGTTGTTCCGCTCGTTCAACGACCGCCCGGCCACCGGCCTCGCCGCCGTCTTCGTCGCCGCCATGCGGGAGTGGAAGCGCAGCTTCGAGGGCTCCGGCCGGCAGATTCAGTCCCTGTCGCAGCGCATCGAGAAGCAGCTCGACGTCACCATCCACCGCGAGGTGGAGCGTCTGGAATCCCGCCTCCTGTTCCTCGCCTCGATCGGCTCGGCCGGCCCATATATCGGCCTGTTCGGCACGGTCTGGGGCATCATGACCGCCTTCACGTCGATCGCGGCCTCGAAGAACACGTCGCTGGCCGTCGTTGCCCCCGGCATCGCCGAGGCGCTGTTCGCCACCGCCATTGGCCTGTTCGCCGCGATCCCGGCGGTGCTCGCCTACAACAAGCTTCAGGCCGAGGTCGCCAAGGCGCAGTCGCGCCTGGAGGGCTTCGCCGACGAATTTTCCGCCATCCTCTCCCGCCAGATCGACGAGCGGCTGCCGCTCGCCGCCTGA
- a CDS encoding HpcH/HpaI aldolase family protein has product MTLPVPSLQEILPTGPARFLGWSVIADPALAGALARAGFDAVLLDQQHGGYDYKSACAAITEVALAGKAALVRVAVGDVAMVSRMLDAGAAGIVAPMINTVAQAQALADAAKFPPVGQRSWGPDRAILLSGLRDGSEYLAAGNSRALTIAMCETAESIAALEQILAVPGIDGVLVGPADLSIALSKGTVIDPSGSAVTAALGDIVRKTLAAGKLPCAFAPSPARAREMVAMGYQLVSIEYDAMTIAHAFARLLQEVDPSRAG; this is encoded by the coding sequence ATGACCCTTCCCGTCCCCAGCCTCCAGGAAATCCTGCCGACGGGCCCGGCCCGATTCCTCGGCTGGTCCGTGATCGCCGATCCGGCGCTGGCCGGCGCCCTGGCCCGGGCGGGCTTTGACGCCGTGCTCCTCGACCAGCAGCACGGTGGCTACGATTACAAATCCGCGTGCGCGGCGATCACCGAGGTGGCCCTGGCCGGTAAGGCCGCCCTCGTGCGCGTCGCCGTCGGCGACGTCGCCATGGTCTCGCGGATGCTGGACGCGGGCGCCGCCGGAATCGTCGCGCCGATGATCAACACCGTGGCGCAGGCGCAGGCGCTCGCGGACGCCGCCAAGTTTCCACCGGTCGGGCAGCGGAGCTGGGGACCGGACCGGGCGATCCTGCTGTCCGGCCTTCGGGACGGGTCGGAATACCTCGCAGCCGGCAATTCGCGGGCGCTGACCATCGCCATGTGCGAGACTGCGGAGTCGATCGCCGCCTTGGAGCAGATCCTCGCGGTTCCGGGCATCGACGGCGTGCTGGTCGGCCCCGCCGACCTGTCGATCGCGCTGTCCAAGGGGACGGTCATCGACCCGTCAGGCTCGGCGGTGACGGCGGCGCTCGGCGACATCGTCCGCAAGACGCTGGCGGCGGGCAAGCTCCCCTGCGCCTTCGCGCCGTCGCCGGCACGCGCCCGGGAAATGGTGGCGATGGGCTACCAGCTCGTCTCGATCGAGTACGACGCGATGACGATCGCCCATGCCTTTGCCCGGCTATTGCAGGAGGTCGATCCATCGCGGGCCGGCTGA
- the ybgC gene encoding tol-pal system-associated acyl-CoA thioesterase — protein sequence MSASEPTTDMPVGGSPPHHLSVRVYYEDTDFSGFVYHASYLRFLERGRTELLRGLAGDQSDLHREASGLVFVVRRMSLDYLRPARMDDLLTIVTRTTALRGASMQLAQEVRRGDAVLVAADVTVACVREGRAVRLPDTLRRCLAPRGLD from the coding sequence ATGAGCGCCAGCGAGCCCACGACCGACATGCCCGTAGGCGGCAGCCCGCCGCATCATCTGTCCGTGCGCGTCTACTACGAGGACACCGACTTCTCGGGCTTCGTCTACCACGCGAGCTACCTGCGCTTCCTGGAGCGGGGCCGAACCGAGCTGCTCCGCGGCCTCGCCGGCGATCAGTCCGACCTCCACCGTGAGGCCAGCGGTCTCGTCTTCGTCGTCCGGCGGATGAGCCTCGATTATCTGCGCCCGGCCCGGATGGACGATCTGCTGACGATCGTCACCCGCACGACCGCGCTGCGCGGCGCCTCGATGCAACTGGCCCAGGAGGTCCGCCGCGGCGACGCCGTGTTGGTGGCTGCCGATGTCACCGTCGCCTGCGTGCGGGAGGGTCGGGCGGTCCGCCTTCCGGACACCCTCCGCCGCTGTCTCGCGCCGAGAGGTCTGGACTAG
- a CDS encoding DUF4142 domain-containing protein: protein MKKMTLAVLGLSAAVISAPAFAQDALPIRILPFANQDGVGAAATETPAFRAEALRSDAASIEASRIALQRSRNPQVRNYANRVLVERKATTDALLPPNTSLSRNGSVVSDNQGIRTDLSNPVGLVLAPVTVAANIGTSIVGGALGAVGIVDNSPAEPGRRVALGERGQARLAQLQSAPNGRAFDRTYVDQQARSDARTLALYDSYAKSGDNAQGRKFASEALPYIADEHAHSASLAARIGG from the coding sequence ATGAAGAAGATGACGCTGGCCGTCCTCGGCCTCTCCGCTGCCGTGATCTCGGCGCCGGCCTTCGCGCAGGACGCGCTGCCGATCCGCATCCTGCCTTTCGCCAACCAGGACGGTGTCGGTGCCGCCGCGACCGAGACCCCGGCATTCCGCGCCGAGGCCCTGCGTTCGGACGCTGCCAGCATTGAGGCGAGCCGCATCGCCCTGCAGCGCTCGCGCAATCCGCAGGTGCGCAACTACGCCAACCGTGTTCTCGTCGAGCGCAAGGCGACCACCGATGCCCTGCTGCCGCCGAACACCTCCCTGTCGCGCAACGGCTCGGTCGTCTCCGACAACCAAGGCATCCGCACCGACCTGAGCAACCCGGTCGGGCTGGTGCTCGCGCCGGTGACGGTCGCGGCGAACATTGGGACCAGCATCGTGGGCGGCGCCCTCGGCGCGGTCGGCATCGTCGACAACAGCCCCGCCGAGCCGGGCCGTCGCGTGGCGCTGGGCGAGCGCGGTCAGGCGCGGCTGGCGCAGCTGCAGTCCGCCCCGAACGGCCGCGCCTTCGATCGCACCTACGTGGACCAGCAGGCCCGTTCGGACGCCCGGACCCTGGCGCTCTACGACTCCTACGCGAAGTCCGGCGACAATGCCCAGGGCCGCAAGTTCGCCAGCGAGGCGCTGCCCTACATCGCCGACGAGCACGCCCACTCGGCGAGCCTCGCTGCCCGCATCGGCGGCTGA
- the ruvB gene encoding Holliday junction branch migration DNA helicase RuvB, translating into MSKPKPPTNALLTPEKRAEDVDQTIRPLSLSEFIGQRAARANMQIFIEAARKTGQALDHVLFVGPPGLGKTTLAQIVARELGVNFRSTSGPVIAKAGDLAAQLTNLEERDVLFIDEIHRLNPAVEEILYPAMEDYQLDLIIGEGPAARSVKIELPKFTLVGATTRAGLLTTPLRDRFGIPIRLEFYEIDELEQIVARGARVLGLGMSAEGANEIARRARGTPRIAGRLLRRVRDFAVVAEAETVTRAIADRALQLLDVDGAGLDVMDRKYLGLIARSFGGGPVGIETIGAALSEPRDAIEDIIEPYLIQRGFVQRTPRGRVLTRHAYRHLGIAQPKRDPNGQSGFFDGAPD; encoded by the coding sequence ATGAGCAAGCCGAAGCCTCCGACCAACGCGCTTCTGACGCCGGAGAAGCGCGCCGAGGACGTTGATCAGACGATCCGTCCGCTGAGCCTGTCCGAGTTCATCGGTCAGCGGGCGGCGCGGGCGAACATGCAGATCTTCATCGAGGCGGCGCGCAAGACCGGGCAGGCGCTCGACCACGTGCTGTTTGTCGGCCCGCCGGGCCTGGGCAAGACCACGCTGGCCCAGATCGTGGCGCGCGAACTGGGCGTGAACTTCCGCTCCACCTCCGGTCCGGTGATCGCCAAGGCCGGGGACCTGGCCGCGCAGCTGACCAACCTGGAGGAGCGCGACGTCCTGTTCATCGACGAGATCCACCGGCTCAACCCGGCGGTGGAGGAGATCCTCTATCCGGCCATGGAGGACTACCAGCTCGACCTGATCATCGGCGAGGGCCCGGCGGCGCGCTCGGTCAAGATCGAGCTGCCCAAGTTCACGCTGGTGGGCGCCACGACGCGGGCGGGTCTCTTGACCACGCCGCTGCGCGACCGGTTCGGCATCCCGATCCGGCTGGAGTTCTACGAGATCGACGAGCTGGAGCAGATCGTGGCCCGCGGCGCGCGGGTTCTGGGCTTGGGGATGTCGGCGGAGGGGGCCAACGAGATCGCGCGGCGGGCGCGGGGCACGCCGCGGATCGCGGGGCGTCTGCTGCGGCGGGTGCGGGACTTCGCGGTCGTGGCGGAGGCCGAGACGGTGACGCGGGCGATCGCCGACCGGGCGCTGCAGCTGCTCGACGTGGACGGGGCGGGGCTCGACGTGATGGACCGCAAGTACCTGGGTCTGATCGCGCGCTCGTTCGGGGGCGGGCCTGTGGGGATCGAGACGATCGGGGCGGCGCTGTCGGAGCCTCGGGACGCGATCGAGGACATCATCGAGCCCTACCTGATCCAGCGCGGCTTCGTGCAGCGCACGCCCCGCGGCCGCGTGCTCACCCGCCACGCCTACCGCCATCTCGGCATCGCCCAACCGAAACGCGATCCGAACGGCCAGTCCGGCTTCTTCGACGGCGCGCCGGACTGA
- a CDS encoding GGDEF domain-containing protein: MQIVIVDSSRVVLQIIASLIEPRGHAVHPFTDSAQALEFLAATPAVRVLITSLEVRPLSGLELCWSARLLAEERRPLHVITMSSARNVRILAEALDSGADDFIEKPPSAEELNARLRAAERLTTMQEELIRLAETDPLTGSYNRRAFFNRARQAAEQHRRPGGISAILLDIDHFKRINDEHGHDVGDVAIKAVADLIAEDGIAGRLGGEEFAVVLPGCCLVEASARAERLRAATQNRRIRGAHGTIRLTCSFGVSTWTDGDCIEALIKRADLALYAAKSGGRNRVVPYPADALAVAS, from the coding sequence ATGCAGATCGTCATCGTCGATTCGAGCCGCGTCGTGCTCCAGATCATCGCCTCGCTGATCGAACCGCGGGGTCATGCGGTTCATCCCTTCACCGATTCCGCGCAGGCGCTCGAATTTCTAGCCGCGACACCCGCCGTGCGGGTCCTCATCACGAGCCTGGAGGTGCGGCCGCTGTCCGGGCTCGAACTCTGCTGGTCCGCCCGCCTGCTGGCCGAAGAGCGCCGACCGCTGCACGTCATCACCATGTCGTCCGCCCGGAACGTCCGGATCCTGGCCGAAGCCCTCGACAGCGGCGCCGACGATTTCATCGAGAAGCCCCCGAGCGCCGAGGAACTGAACGCCCGGCTGCGCGCGGCCGAGCGCCTGACGACCATGCAGGAGGAACTGATCCGCCTCGCCGAGACGGACCCCCTCACGGGCTCCTATAACCGGCGCGCCTTCTTCAACCGGGCGCGCCAAGCGGCCGAACAGCACCGGCGTCCGGGAGGGATCTCGGCGATCCTCCTCGACATCGATCATTTCAAACGGATCAACGACGAGCATGGGCACGATGTCGGCGACGTGGCGATCAAGGCGGTCGCCGACCTGATCGCCGAGGATGGGATCGCCGGCCGGCTGGGCGGCGAGGAGTTCGCCGTCGTCCTGCCCGGCTGCTGCCTCGTGGAGGCAAGCGCGCGGGCCGAGCGACTGCGCGCCGCCACCCAGAACCGGCGCATCCGCGGCGCCCACGGCACGATCCGGCTGACCTGCAGCTTCGGGGTCAGCACTTGGACCGATGGAGACTGCATCGAGGCCCTGATCAAGCGGGCCGACTTGGCGCTGTACGCAGCGAAGAGCGGCGGACGCAATCGTGTCGTCCCTTATCCGGCCGACGCCCTCGCGGTCGCGAGCTGA
- a CDS encoding LuxR C-terminal-related transcriptional regulator, producing the protein MSTAVGVLILDEPQDLSATVRATLEHMPELHTIGEADLDRANTDTTVALIFLDEIRLADGIARIVGLKERQPNLRTLVAFGALAADDLRALLAAGVDAFVARSKSPRELGAALLALAEGSDCLTPPEQPGAAASEAADSLGLTPREAEVLRFLSSGFSNKEVARRLALSVRTVETHRLNLRRKTQTGRLKDLVSLARQLGLAPVVDNGDQVRRGTDSRRSNTDGQSRH; encoded by the coding sequence ATGAGTACGGCCGTTGGCGTCCTGATCCTTGATGAACCGCAGGACCTGAGCGCGACTGTTCGCGCGACACTGGAGCACATGCCCGAGCTCCACACGATCGGCGAGGCGGATCTGGATCGGGCGAACACCGACACGACCGTCGCGCTGATCTTCCTCGACGAGATCCGGCTCGCCGACGGGATCGCCCGCATCGTCGGCCTGAAGGAGCGTCAGCCCAACCTGCGCACGCTGGTGGCCTTCGGCGCGCTCGCGGCGGATGACCTGCGCGCGCTGCTGGCTGCGGGCGTCGACGCGTTCGTGGCGCGCTCGAAGTCGCCCCGGGAACTCGGCGCCGCGCTGCTGGCGCTCGCGGAGGGCTCGGACTGCCTGACGCCGCCGGAGCAGCCCGGTGCGGCGGCGAGCGAGGCGGCCGACAGCCTGGGCCTCACGCCCCGCGAGGCCGAGGTGCTGCGCTTCCTCAGCTCCGGCTTCAGCAACAAGGAGGTCGCCCGGCGGCTGGCGCTGAGCGTGCGCACCGTCGAGACCCACCGGCTCAACCTGCGCCGCAAGACCCAGACGGGCCGCCTCAAGGATCTGGTCTCGCTCGCCCGACAGCTCGGCCTGGCGCCCGTCGTTGACAACGGCGATCAGGTCCGGCGCGGCACCGACAGCCGCAGATCGAACACCGACGGCCAGTCCCGGCATTGA
- a CDS encoding DNA topoisomerase IB: MAGVETAESGGNLRAAAEEAGLVYVDDGRPGLTRKRSGTGFRYLDAKGAPVRDKAVLARIRSLAVPPAYTDVWICPRGNGHIQATGRDAKGRKQYRYHPDFREAREANKFSRIMAFANALPGIRQRVDADMRGKGLTREKVLATVVHLLETTLIRVGNDDYARTNKSYGLTTLRDPHVRIEGAALSFRFKGKSGKTWDVSLKDRRVARIVKACQDLPGQELFQYIDQDGTQRDVTSSDVNAYLREITGEEFTAKDFRTWAGTVLAALALREFESFDSEAGAKRNIRTAIESVAGRLGNTPTICRKCYIHPEVLDCYLEGGLLLQVKDAVESELSADLSDLRPEEAAVLGLLQARLAAARHAARNGQPVKPATARGRGSKAPPGKASPKSKAQGTAKPAAGSQGSASAKGRRPPKARAETRVGAA; the protein is encoded by the coding sequence ATGGCGGGTGTCGAGACGGCGGAGAGCGGCGGAAACCTTCGGGCTGCCGCGGAGGAGGCCGGGCTCGTCTACGTCGATGACGGCCGTCCCGGCCTGACGCGCAAGCGCAGCGGCACCGGCTTCCGCTACCTCGACGCCAAGGGCGCCCCGGTGCGCGACAAGGCGGTGCTGGCCCGTATCCGGTCGCTCGCCGTGCCGCCGGCCTACACGGATGTCTGGATCTGCCCCCGCGGCAACGGCCACATCCAGGCGACCGGTCGGGATGCCAAGGGCCGGAAGCAGTACCGCTATCACCCGGACTTCCGGGAGGCCCGGGAGGCCAACAAGTTCTCGCGGATCATGGCCTTCGCGAATGCCCTGCCGGGCATCCGCCAGCGCGTCGACGCCGACATGAGGGGAAAGGGCCTCACCCGCGAGAAGGTGCTGGCCACGGTCGTCCACCTTCTCGAGACCACGCTGATCCGCGTCGGAAACGACGATTACGCCCGCACCAACAAGAGCTACGGCCTCACTACCCTGCGCGATCCGCACGTCCGGATCGAAGGTGCGGCGCTGTCCTTCCGCTTCAAGGGCAAGAGCGGCAAGACCTGGGACGTGTCGCTCAAGGATCGGCGCGTGGCGAGGATCGTGAAGGCCTGCCAGGACCTGCCCGGCCAAGAGCTGTTCCAGTACATCGACCAGGACGGCACCCAGCGCGACGTCACGTCCTCGGACGTGAACGCCTATCTGCGCGAGATCACCGGCGAAGAGTTCACCGCCAAGGACTTCCGGACCTGGGCCGGGACGGTGCTGGCGGCACTGGCGCTGCGCGAGTTCGAGAGCTTCGACAGCGAGGCGGGTGCCAAGCGCAACATTCGCACCGCCATCGAGAGCGTGGCGGGCCGGCTCGGCAATACGCCGACCATCTGCCGCAAATGCTACATCCATCCCGAGGTCCTCGACTGCTATCTGGAGGGCGGCCTGCTCCTTCAGGTGAAGGATGCGGTGGAATCGGAATTGAGTGCGGACCTCTCCGATCTTCGCCCCGAGGAGGCTGCGGTTCTCGGCCTGCTCCAGGCCCGTCTGGCTGCCGCCAGGCACGCGGCCCGGAACGGACAGCCGGTCAAGCCAGCCACTGCGCGCGGCCGGGGTTCCAAGGCACCGCCCGGCAAGGCGTCGCCCAAAAGCAAGGCGCAAGGCACGGCGAAGCCGGCGGCCGGATCTCAAGGGTCGGCCTCCGCCAAGGGACGGCGTCCGCCGAAGGCCCGCGCCGAGACACGGGTCGGCGCAGCCTGA